Proteins encoded in a region of the Balaenoptera musculus isolate JJ_BM4_2016_0621 chromosome 5, mBalMus1.pri.v3, whole genome shotgun sequence genome:
- the LOC118895843 gene encoding LOW QUALITY PROTEIN: LIM/homeobox protein Lhx2-like (The sequence of the model RefSeq protein was modified relative to this genomic sequence to represent the inferred CDS: inserted 1 base in 1 codon; substituted 1 base at 1 genomic stop codon), protein MSVELTALVQRRRSRAPGPAGPPVILFHSRSGPEVHGVIEEMDRRAKSEAPAISSAIDHGDTETTMPSISSDCAALCAGCRVKISDRYYLLAVDTQWHVRCLKCCECKLNLESELTCFSKDGSIYCKEDYYRRSSVQRCARCHLGISASEMVMRTRDLVYHLNCFTCTTCNKMLTTGDHFHMKDRLVYRRLHFEALLQGECPTHFNHADVAKSAGLGAAGANPLGLPYYNSVGTVQKGRPRKRKSLGPGSALATYNAALSWNRNDVELLDRDQLYPSSQKTKCMRNSFKHHQLRTVKXFAINHNPDAKDSKQLAQKTGLTKWVLQVSSQNAQSKFRRNFVQRENTAVDKSTEVVLQTGTPXGPASELSKASRSHPRTKLTAPRKRLLTNLF, encoded by the exons aggcgGAGGAGCCGTGCCCCCGGCCCCGCCGGTCCCCCCGTGATACTGTTCCACAGTCGGTCGGGCCCCGAGGTGCACGGGGTCATCGAAGAAATGGACCGCAGGGCCAAGAGCGAGGCTCCCGCCATCAGCTCCGCCATCGACCACGGCGACACGGAGACGACCATGCCGTCCATCAGCAGTGACTGTGCTGCGCTCTGCGCCGGCTGCAGGGTTAAGATCTCCGACCGCTACTACCTGCTGGCGGTGGACACGCAGTGGCACGTGCGCTGCCTCAAGTGCTGCGAGTGCAAGCTCAACCTGGAGTCAGAGCTCACCTGTTTCAGCAAGGATGGAAGCATCTACTGCAAGGAAGACTACTACAGGCGGTCCTCCGTGCAGCGCTGCGCCCGCTGCCACCTAGGCATCTCGGCCTCGGAGATGGTGATGCGAACTCGGGACTTGGTTTATCACCTCAACTGCTTCACGTGCACTACGTGTAACAAGATGCTGACCACGGGGGACCACTTCCACATGAAGGACAGACTGGTCTACCGCCGCTTGCACTTCGAGGCGCTGTTGCAGGGCGAGTGCCCCACGCACTTCAACCACGCCGACGTGGCCAAGAGCGCAGGGTTGGGTGCAGCAGGGGCCAACCCTCTGGGTCTTCCCTACTACAATAGCGTAGGCACGGTGCAGAAGGGGCGGCCGAGGAAGCGCAAGAGCCTCGGGCCCGGGTCGGCCCTGGCGACCTACAACGCTGCACTGAGCTGGAACAGGAACGATGTGGAGCTCCTGGACCGCGACCAGCTGTACCCGAGCAGCCAGAAGACGAAGTGCATGCGCAACTCCTTCAAGCACCACCAGCTTCGGACCGTGA TCTTTGCCATTAACCACAACCCCGACGCCAAGGACTCGAAGCAGCTCGCGCAAAAGACAGGCCTCACCAAGTGGGTTCTCCAGGTCTCGTCTCAGAACGCCCAGTCCAAGTTCAGGCGCAACTTCGTACAGCGGGAAAACACGGCCGTGGACAAGTCGACAGAGGTGGTGCTGCAGACGGGGACGCCATAGGGGCCGGCCTCGGAGCTGTCCAAGGCCTCGCGCAGCCACCCCAGGACGAAACTCACAGCCCCTCGCAAACGGCTCTTAACCAACCTTTTCTAA